One Mangifera indica cultivar Alphonso chromosome 4, CATAS_Mindica_2.1, whole genome shotgun sequence genomic region harbors:
- the LOC123213662 gene encoding loganic acid O-methyltransferase-like gives MATEKLISSKAQDSEMTTLRDSSPIQVIGGHGTYSYFNNSTYQKLAANVTKEKVDEAITRKLDVKSLLSSSPYPTNTIRLVDCGCAVGPNTFDTMQDLIETIKEKYKSQCPDSAMPEFQVFFNDQTYNDFNTLFTSLPQERQYFVAGVPGSFHQRLFPECFVHVVHVSHALHWLSTPPEELVDRASGAWNKGRIHYAFAPEEVVNAYANQFARDFDNFLNARAKEIVPEGIIVISNPSIPDGMPISQIANGLMYDCMGDILNHMVKEGLISEAHVDTFNLPVYSCPLGEFTALIERNGNFSIEAIGLTNPSPWLEGRINMPEFVKHIRAAFEGMFSKHFPLEICEEMYRRLVERLEEINDEMTACYRDGIQLYAVLQPTIRDTLVAILNSSDEYKKWAKFFASMRMTDLSCSTGWSSQLALNADTKALKEAF, from the exons AAACTAGCTGCAAATGTCACAAAGGAGAAAGTTGATGAAGCAATTACAAGAAAACTAGACGTGAAATCTTTATTGTCATCTTCTCCATATCCAACAAACACAATTCGCCTTGTAGATTGCGGTTGCGCAGTTGGGCCAAATACCTTCGACACTATGCAAGATTTAATAGAAACCATTAAGGAGAAGTACAAATCCCAGTGCCCTGATTCCGCAATGCCCGAATTTCAAGTGTTCTTCAACGATCAAACCTACAACGATTTCAACACTCTCTTCACCTCTCTTCCCCAAGAACGACAATACTTTGTGGCCGGAGTTCCAGGCTCTTTTCACCAACGACTGTTTCCTGAATGTTTTGTGCATGTAGTTCATGTGTCTCATGCGCTTCATTGGCTGTCTACGCCGCCAGAAGAGTTGGTGGACAGGGCTTCTGGTGCTTGGAACAAAGGCAGGATTCATTACGCGTTTGCGCCGGAAGAAGTTGTGAATGCGTATGCAAATCAATTTGCTAGAGACTTTGACAACTTTCTGAATGCTAGAGCTAAAGAGATAGTGCCTGAAGGAATTATTGTTATCAGCAATCCAAGTATCCCGGATGGAATGCCTATCTCTCAGATCGCCAATGGCTTGATGTATGATTGTATGGGTGACATCCTCAACCATATGGTAAAAGAG GGACTTATTTCAGAAGCCCACGTTGACACCTTCAACTTACCAGTATATTCTTGCCCTCTTGGAGAATTCACAGCACTGATAGAAAGAAATGGCAATTTCAGCATCGAGGCGATTGGATTAACAAACCCATCACCCTGGTTGGAAGGTCGAATAAATATGCCAGAATTTGTAAAGCATATAAGGGCTGCATTTGAGGGGATGTTTAGCAAACATTTCCCCTTGGAGATCTGCGAAGAAATGTACAGACGATTAGTCGAAAGGCTTGAAGAGATTAATGACGAGATGACTGCATGTTACAGAGATGGTATTCAATTATATGCTGTGCTTCAAC CAACTATTAGGGACACATTAGTGGCAATTCTTAACTCCAGTGATGAATACAAGAAGTGGGCAAAATTTTTTGCATCTATGAGAATGACAGATCTGTCTTGCAGCACAGGGTGGAGCAGTCAGCTAGCTCTGAACGCTGACACTAAAGCTTTGAAGGAAGCTTTCTAG